The following proteins are encoded in a genomic region of Sphingopyxis sp. YF1:
- a CDS encoding Lrp/AsnC family transcriptional regulator, translating into MASGGVSLDEIDERLLTLLRDDARQTIAQLAKELAISRGAIYARLARLEDADVVAGYTVRLGTAFAASRVRAHMMIKTLPRFHREVETALAALPQVQAIHAISGEYDIIAMLEAEDGVQLNELIDDVGLLDGVERTTTSVILATKIER; encoded by the coding sequence ATGGCGAGCGGGGGCGTCAGTCTCGACGAGATCGACGAACGCCTGCTCACCCTGCTGCGCGACGACGCGCGGCAGACGATCGCCCAGCTCGCCAAGGAATTGGCCATCTCGCGCGGTGCGATCTACGCGCGCCTCGCGCGGCTCGAGGATGCCGATGTCGTCGCGGGATACACCGTCCGCCTCGGCACCGCCTTCGCCGCCAGCCGCGTCCGCGCGCATATGATGATCAAGACGCTGCCGCGCTTTCACCGCGAAGTCGAAACGGCACTCGCCGCGCTGCCGCAGGTGCAGGCAATCCACGCGATCAGCGGCGAATATGACATTATCGCGATGCTCGAGGCCGAGGACGGCGTTCAGCTCAACGAACTGATCGACGACGTCGGCCTGCTCGACGGGGTCGAACGCACCACGACCTCGGTGATCCTCGCGACCAAGATCGAACGATAA
- a CDS encoding isoaspartyl peptidase/L-asparaginase, translating into MSRSLLWGLLLPLFAALGLSLTPAAAKAAKEKPVEHYVFGKLDTPTPGPVSGGLLLMGGGDRNVDSMKWFFGKAGNGHIVVISASYGKEIGEEFFNEVGGIQSTEIFVFHARSQAYDKKILDRLRKADGIFIAGGDQARYVRYWRGTPVNEILDAHVAAGKPLAGTSAGLAMQGEKLYGAMDDGSIKSPEALADPLGPANTIEGDFLHLALLKGIVTDTHFKERERLGRLFAFVAKAQVGRDPALPAMLGLGVDESAALAVEPDGSGRIYATAPDGYAWVVDGAGLRGATAGRPLDAPRVKVTGVGPGSVIHLPSGRVDNPVFVRNYAARAGAIAEVPRWSLAIHGGAGVIERGSLAPEKEKAYRAGLDEALRTGGAVLDKGGAALDAVAAAVRVLEDNPLFNAGRGAVFTAEGKNELDAAIMDGKTQKAGAVAGVTRTRHPIDLARAVMDRSPHVMLARDGADRFSVEQGLEQVDPSWFRTEERWQGLLAWRKKQAAAIDPTHLFGTVGAVALDADGHLAAATSTGGMTGKRWGRIGDSPVIGAGTYAKNGQCAVSATGSGEYFIRESAARQVCDRVAWKGESLKDAAQQTIMAVGAIGGDGGLIAMGPDGDPAFAINDLGMYRGRMRAGEAPQTAIFADEKLAD; encoded by the coding sequence GGCGAAGGCGGCGAAGGAAAAACCGGTCGAACATTATGTGTTCGGCAAGCTCGATACGCCCACCCCCGGCCCCGTTTCGGGCGGGCTGCTGCTGATGGGCGGCGGCGACCGCAACGTCGATTCGATGAAATGGTTCTTCGGGAAGGCCGGAAACGGCCATATCGTCGTGATCAGCGCTTCCTATGGAAAGGAGATCGGCGAGGAATTCTTCAACGAGGTCGGCGGCATCCAGTCGACCGAAATCTTCGTCTTCCACGCGCGGTCGCAGGCGTATGACAAAAAGATCCTCGACCGGCTGCGCAAGGCCGACGGCATCTTCATCGCCGGCGGCGATCAGGCGCGCTACGTGCGCTACTGGCGCGGCACGCCGGTGAACGAGATTCTCGACGCGCATGTCGCCGCGGGCAAGCCGCTCGCCGGCACCAGCGCCGGGCTCGCGATGCAGGGCGAAAAACTCTACGGCGCGATGGACGACGGCAGCATCAAAAGCCCCGAGGCGCTCGCCGACCCGCTCGGCCCCGCCAACACGATCGAGGGCGATTTCCTCCATCTCGCGCTTTTGAAGGGCATCGTCACCGACACCCATTTCAAGGAACGCGAACGCCTCGGCCGCCTCTTCGCCTTCGTCGCCAAGGCGCAGGTCGGACGCGATCCGGCGCTGCCCGCGATGCTCGGCCTCGGCGTCGACGAAAGCGCCGCGCTCGCGGTCGAACCCGATGGCAGCGGGCGCATCTATGCGACCGCGCCCGACGGCTATGCCTGGGTCGTCGACGGCGCCGGGCTGCGCGGTGCGACCGCCGGCCGCCCGCTCGACGCGCCGCGCGTCAAGGTCACGGGCGTCGGTCCGGGCTCGGTAATCCACCTGCCCTCGGGCCGCGTCGACAATCCGGTGTTCGTGCGCAACTACGCCGCGCGTGCCGGCGCGATCGCCGAAGTCCCGCGCTGGTCGCTCGCGATCCACGGCGGAGCCGGGGTGATCGAGCGCGGTTCGCTCGCGCCCGAAAAGGAAAAGGCCTATCGCGCCGGGCTGGACGAAGCGCTGCGCACGGGCGGCGCGGTGCTCGACAAGGGCGGCGCGGCGCTCGACGCGGTCGCCGCGGCGGTGCGCGTGCTCGAGGACAACCCGCTGTTCAACGCCGGTCGCGGAGCGGTCTTCACCGCCGAGGGCAAGAATGAACTCGACGCCGCGATCATGGACGGCAAGACGCAAAAGGCCGGCGCGGTCGCCGGAGTGACGCGCACTCGCCACCCGATCGACCTCGCGCGCGCGGTGATGGATCGGAGCCCGCACGTCATGCTGGCGCGCGACGGCGCCGACCGTTTCTCAGTCGAACAGGGGCTCGAACAGGTCGACCCCAGCTGGTTCCGCACCGAGGAGCGCTGGCAGGGTCTGCTCGCCTGGCGCAAGAAGCAGGCGGCGGCGATCGATCCGACGCATCTGTTCGGCACCGTCGGCGCGGTCGCGCTCGATGCCGACGGCCATCTCGCCGCCGCGACCTCGACGGGCGGCATGACCGGCAAGCGATGGGGCCGCATCGGCGATTCGCCGGTGATCGGCGCGGGCACCTATGCCAAAAACGGCCAGTGCGCGGTTTCGGCGACCGGGTCGGGCGAATATTTCATCCGCGAAAGCGCCGCGCGCCAGGTTTGCGACCGCGTCGCGTGGAAGGGCGAAAGCCTGAAGGATGCGGCGCAGCAAACGATCATGGCGGTCGGCGCGATCGGCGGCGACGGCGGCCTGATCGCGATGGGGCCCGACGGGGATCCCGCCTTTGCCATCAACGACCTCGGCATGTATCGCGGCCGCATGCGCGCCGGGGAGGCTCCACAAACCGCGATCTTCGCCGACGAAAAGCTGGCCGACTGA